Genomic segment of Pseudomonadota bacterium:
GAAACGCCGTCCGCCTCATCGGCGTCCGCCAGGAGCGGGAAGCGCAGCCGGACCGTGGTCCCCTGCCCCACCTCGGAATCGACCTTGATGTCGCCGTCGTGCGCGGCCACCAGCTCGGCCACGATGGCAAGGCCCAGCCCCGT
This window contains:
- a CDS encoding two-component sensor histidine kinase, encoding TGLGLAIVAELVAAHDGDIKVDSEVGQGTTVRLRFPLLADADEADGVSSAG